In Coccidioides posadasii str. Silveira chromosome 4, complete sequence, one genomic interval encodes:
- the GDE1 gene encoding Glycerophosphocholine phosphodiesterase (EggNog:ENOG410PGMV~COG:C~BUSCO:718at33183) translates to MKFGRNLPRNMVPEWSASYIKYKSLKKLIKSAIQAKKNGEEPDLAGFFYSLDRNLEDVDQFYNKKFADCSRRLKLLEDRFGHSVMPSHRLDAEDLDDLLAALLELRGQLRKLQWYGEVNRRGFIKITKKLDKKLPGAQAQMRYLPTKVDPSPFATNARLTNRMKIVNDWLSVLGDEKSMDDASSTHSSLSLKKVPSRQSLNLPASLLNAVDEALRRDDTHILLELLQTLKIAADDLGDNVYPRVLKSLLQRSIFNRSKACLIALLGKLENLDEEDDINKRNCIHRLVISIGRSQTTADSDTSASTVLNFPVDNSNYITPAAPPSLVPQVPVTKEADQSTILQRDDPSVAFLEYLLDNLQPRHRSALLAKDISGRTPLHYGAQYGFKVVCEVIIEHLQAWDMFDVSEGIDGPNWQDEEGWAPLHLSVVRGHPLTTRALLDAENWRGRSEEKAAIRKHVSKSSAVLALATKANFIDIVQLLVDADVDINYQDDQGETALHVAARFGHEKCAKALLEGTEHQKANTELAENTYSWTPLFIACVDGNIGVVQLLIEAGADLERPDSSGWTAKEHAALRGHISIAKLLAEATSTTECCSESDVSVPTTLSSSPPLQSSLADRKSNTNGNGRPAEAIKTFGHRYLTDESMVLVSLGTMDMRKHIPAVNLDRIPMANAHLTQLDTALSIVVSASGAHGEPEIIDLPIQDNLSTEPIVFHSADATKAKIIFDLVPTYAGSKDRVLGRGVALLSSIKPHVGSKRISLQGDSTVPIIAANTLDVIGSVTFNFLIITPFCHPKMSVTEDQTYWKTMASTMVIGHRGLGKNIAGRKSLQLGENTVQSFIAAANLGASYVEKWCVLLIEVDIQLTKDHVPVIYHDFLVSETGIDAPVHTLTLEQFLHVSDGRTPRATQNTKSARSANPSLDNLREAPIRQRSMSVGEELGVPNFDERMKHTRDFKKKGFKGNTRGSHIQAPFATLRDLFKELPKSVGFNMEMKYPMLHESEEEEMDTYAVELNSFVDTVLTTVYDLGEGRNMIFSSFNPDICLLLSFKQPSIPVLFLTDSGVGAVGDIRASSLQEAIRFASRWNLLGVVTTAEPLVISPRLVKVVKESGLVCVSYGVANNDPANVKLQVNEGIDAVIVDSVLAIRKGLTEAENQVTSS, encoded by the exons ATGAAGTTTGGAAGGAATTTACCCCGTAATATGGTGCCGGAATGGAGTGCCAGCTACATCAAATACAAGAGCTTGAAGAAGCTCATCAAGTCCGCGATCCAGGCGAAGAAAAATGGAGAGGAGCCTGATCTGGCTG GCTTCTTCTATTCCCTCGACCGAAACCTCGAAGATGTGGATCAATTCTACAACAAAAAGTTTGCAGATTGTTCCCGtagattgaagctgcttgAAGACCGCTTCGGTCACTCGGTGATGCCTTCACACCGGCTTGATGCTGAAGATTTGGATGATCTTTTGGCCGCTTTGTTGGAGCTGCGTGGACAGCTGAGAAAGTTACAATGGTACGGCGAGGTGAATCGTCGAGGATTCATCAAAATCACCAAGAAGCTGGACAAAAAGCTCCCCGGTGCGCAGGCGCAAATGAGATACTTGCCCACCAAGGTTGATCCGTCGCCGTTTGCAACCAACGCTCGGCTGACGAACCGTATGAAAATTGTTAACGACTGGTTGTCGGTGCTCGGAGACGAAAAATCCATGGACGATGCCAGTTCGACCCACTCTTCTCTATCTTTGAAGAAAGTGCCGTCTCGCCAGAGCCTAAACCTCCCTGCAAGCCTGCTTAATGCTGTCGATGAGGCTCTCCGTAGGGATGACACCCACATCCTTTTAGAGCTACTGCAGACATTAAAGATCGCGGCCGATGATCTTGGCGACAATGTATACCCCAGAGTATTGAAATCACTTTTGCAGCGATCGATTTTTAACCGTTCAAAGGCGTGCCTCATTGCTTTGCTTGGAAAGCTTGAAAACCTtgacgaagaagatgatATTAACAAACGCAACTGTATCCATCGATTAGTGATCTCTATTGGAAGATCACAAACAACCGCCGATTCTGACACCTCTGCATCTACGGTTCTTAACTTCCCCGTTGATAACTCGAATTATATAACTCCGGCGGCTCCGCCCTCTCTTGTACCTCAGGTCCCCGTGACAAAGGAGGCAGACCAATCCACGATTTTGCAGCGTGATGACCCTTCTGTCGCATTTCTCGAGTACTTGCTAGACAATCTCCAGCCCCGCCATCGTTCTGCTTTGCTGGCCAAAGACATCTCTGGCCGCACCCCGTTGCATTACGGTGCGCAGTATGGGTTCAAGGTCGTCTGCGAAGTGATCATCGAGCACCTTCAGGCATGGGATATGTTTGATGTCTCGGAAGGCATCGACGGCCCTAACTGGCAAGACGAAGAAGGTTGGGCCCCTTTACATCTGAGCGTCGTTCGAGGGCACCCTCTCACGACCCGGGCTCTCCTCGATGCGGAGAACTGGAGGGGCAGGAGCGAGGAAAAGGCGGCCATCCGGAAACACGTTTCCAAATCTAGTGCCGTTCTCGCTTTGGCTACGAAAGCGAACTTCATTGACATTGTCCAGCTCTTGGTTGACGCCGACGTTGATATCAATTATCAAGATGACCAAGGAGAAACTGCCTTGCATGTTGCTGCTCGGTTCGGCCACGAGAAATGTGCGAAAGCGCTTCTCGAAGGCACAGAGCACCAAAAGGCAAACACAGAGCTTGCGGAGAACACCTACTCCTGGACACCCTTATTCATTGCTTGCGTCGATGGAAATATTGGTGTTGTCCAACTTTTGATTGAAGCTGGTGCTGACCTCGAGAGACCTGATTCTTCAGGATGGACTGCCAAAGAACATGCTGCACTCAGAGGGCATATTTCGATCGCTAAGCTTTTGGCAGAAGCTACATCCACCACCGAATGTTGCAGCGAGTCCGATGTTTCTGTGCCCACTACCCTCTCTTCGTCTCCGCCGCTTCAATCCTCCCTGGCCGATCGCAAATCCAACACCAATGGAAATGGTCGGCCCGCGGAGGCCATTAAGACCTTTGGCCATAGATATTTGACTGATGAGAGCATGGTCTTGGTCAGTCTTGGGACAATGGACATGAGGAAGCACATTCCGGCGGTCAACCTTGACCGCATTCCCATGGCAAATGCACATCTTACTCAACTTGACACTGCTCTATCCATCGTTGTTTCTGCAAGTGGTGCTCATGGTGAACCAGAGATCATTGACCTGCCGATCCAGGATAACCTGTCTACCGAACCTATTGTTTTCCATTCCGCCGATGCGACCAAGGCGAAGATTATTTTTGACCTGGTCCCAACTTATGCTGGGTCAAAAGATCGTGTCCTTGGAAGAGGAGTTGCATTGTTATCCAGCATCAAGCCTCACGTGGGATCTAAGCGCATCAGTCTCCAAGGCGACTCCACCGTGCCCATTATCGCTGCCAACACCCTTGACGTTATCGGGTCGGTTACGTTCAACTTCTTGATCATTACTCCGTTTTGTCATCCGAAGATGTCGGTCACGGAGGATCAGACGTACTGGAAGACCATGGCTTCGACAATGGTTATCGGACATCGAG GTCTTGGAAAGAACATCGCTGGCCGGAAATCATTGCAGTTGGGGGAAAACACGGTCCAG TCCTTTATCGCTGCTGCAAACCTTGGAGCATCTTATGTTGAG AAATGGTGTGTTTTGCTAATTGAAGTAGATATTCAGCTGACCAAAGATCATGTTCCTGTTATCTATCATGACTTTTTAGTCAGCGAGACAGGAATTGATGCCCCGGTGCACACCCTTACTTTGGAACAA TTCTTGCATGTCAGCGACGGTCGAACTCCCCGTGCGACTCAGAATACCAAGAGCGCTCGAAGTGCTAATCCGTCGCTGGACAATTTGCGAGAGGCTCCTATACGGCAGAGATCTATGTCGGTTGGTGAAGAATTGGGTGTGCCAAACTTTGATGAGAGGATGAAGCATACCAGAGATTTTAAGAAAAAGGGATTCAAAGGCAACACACGCGGAAGTCATATTCAAGCCCCTTTCGCCACGCTCAGGGATTTATTCAAAGAGCTACCGAAATCGGTTGGTTTCAACATGGAAATGA AATACCCTATGCTTCACGAAagtgaggaagaagagatggACACCTACGCTGTCGAGCTTAATTCATTTGTCGACACCGTGCTCACCACCGTCTACGATCTCGGCGAAGGTCGCAACATGATTTTCTCATCGTTTAATCCAGACATCTGCCTGCTTCTTTCCTTCAAACAGCCCTCTATCCCTGTCCTGTTTTTGACAGACTCGGGAGTCGGGGCTGTCGGAGATATCCGCGCGAGTAGTTTGCAGGAAGCGATTCGCTTTGCGTCCAGGTGGAATCTCTTGGGCGTTGTCACGACGGCAGAACCACTAGTGATAAGTCCCAGATTGGTGAAGGTGGTGAAAGAGTCTGGATTGGTTTGCGTCTCGTACGGGGTGGCGAATAATGATCCGGCGAACGTCAAG TTACAAGTCAACGAGGGCATCGACGCGGTTATCGTCGACAGCGTTCTCGCTATTCGGAAAGGTTTGACGGAGGCGGAGAATCAGGTTACTTCGTCCTAG